Sequence from the Penaeus vannamei isolate JL-2024 chromosome 25, ASM4276789v1, whole genome shotgun sequence genome:
AGGGCTGAAGGGCACgggaatggaagtgggagggctgaggggcacggcgatggaagtgggagggctgaggggcacgCGAATGGAAGCGGGACGCCTGAGGGGCACCggaatggaagtgggagggctgaggggcacggggatggaagtgggagggctgaggggcacggggatgaaagtgggagggctgaggggcacgggaatggaagtgggagggctgaggggcacgggaatggaagtgggagggctgaggggcacggcgatggaaggggggggggggaggggcacgggagtggaggtgggagggctgaggggcacgggaatggaagtgggagggctgaggggcagggggatggaagtgggaggggggaggggcacggggatggaagtgggagggctgaggggcacggggatggaagtgggagggctgaggggcacggggatggaagtgggagggctgaggggcacggggatggaagtgggagggctgaggggcacggggatggaagtgggagggctgaggggcacgggaatggaagtgggagggctgaggggcacggggatggaagtgggagggctgaggggcacgggaatggaagtgggagggctgaggggcacgggaatggaagtgggagggctgaggggcacgggaatggaagtgggagggctgaggggcacggggatggaagtgggagggctgaggggcacgggaatggaagtgggagggctgaggggcacggggatggaagtgggagggctgaggggcacggggatggaagtgggagggctgaggggcacggggatggaagtgggagggctgaggggcacgggaatggaagtgggagggctgaggggcacggggatggaagtgtgagggctgaggggcacgggaatggaagtgggagggctgaggggcacggggatggaagtgggagggctgaggggcacgggaatggaagtgggagggctgaggggcacggggatggaagtgggagggctgaggggcacggggatggaagtgggagggctgaggggcacgggaatggaagtgggagggctgaggggcacgggaatggaagtgggagggctgaggggcacgggaatggaagtgggagggctgaggggcacgggaatggaagtgggagggctgaggggcacgggaatggaagtgggagggctgaggggcacggggatggaagtgggagggctgaggggcacggggatggaagtgtgagggctgaggggcacgggaatggaagtgggagggctgaggggcacggggatggaagtgtgagggctgaggggcacgggaatggaagtgggagggctgaggggcacgggGATGGAAGTGGGACGGCTGAGGGGCACGGGGATGGAAGTGGGAGCGCTGACGGGCACGGagatggaagtgggagggctgaggggcacggagatggaagtgggagggctgaggggcacggggatggaagtgggagggctgaggggcacggggatggaagtgggagggctgaggggcacgggAATGGTAGTGGGAGGGCTGAAGGGCACgggaatggaagtgggagggctgaggggcacggggatggaagtgggagggctgaggggcacgggAATGGAAGTGAgagggctgaggggcacggggatggaagtgggagggctgaggggcacggggatggaagtgggagggctgaggggcacggggatggaagtgggagggctgaggggcacggggatggaagtgggagggctgaggggcacggggatggaagtgggagggctgaggggcacggggatggaagtgggagggctgaggggcacggggatggaagtgggagggctgaggggcacggggatggaagtgggagggctgaggggcacggggatggaagtgggagggctgaggggcacggggatggaagtgggagggctgaggggcacgggaatggaagtgggagggctgaggggcacgggAATAGAAGTGGGAGGGCCAAGGGGCAAGGGAGTACAAAAGGTAAAGGTTAAACAAATGGGGATAATGTAGgcgaaatgaagagggaaagggggggggggcagagacgtCGAAGCGACGGagagataatatacatacatacatacatatatatatatatatatatatatatatatatatatatatatatatatatatttatatatatatatatacacacacacacatatttgttatacatgtatatgtatgtatgcatattcgtaaacacactttctcacacacacatatacatagatatacatataaacacggtATATGATGTACAAGCTGATAAAAATATACTCGAACATACTGGGTTCACTTTAATGGGTCACATCTGAGGGGATGAATATTACATGCACAAAAGTTATCTGATAAGCTACAAAAAACTGTAGAAGTCTGGGAACATCTGCATTAATTCTTCCCAGAAAGTTTAATCCAATTTTTGAAAGCAAGGACTGACTATCCGTAGGTAAAAACACGCGCAGCCGTGAGTATCTCGCAGTCACGCCACATAAACTCAAGCACAAAACAAGAGAGCGGCTCACTGCGCAATCCTCGCCCACTtaatctcctccttccattcatccAGAAATATCAGCCTCATCCGACACCCGACTCCCGTTCTGAAGCAACGGCGCCCACTGATGCAAGGTTCACCTCGCTCACCCGACTGTTCGCAGTCTCCAGGGTCCAGAGCGATGACATTATTTTCGAATTAACGGGGGCCTGCGAGGTATCAGCAGCGGTGCAGGGGAGCGCCGCGTCACAGGATTCCCGCAACAGCTGGTTCTGGTAACGATATCGAAGGAAGCTATTTTCCCGTGTAACCGCGTCGACTCTTAAGGGACCATGACAGCTATTCAGTATCCAAGCATTAAGTCATTTGTTGTGCTGCGCAGTGTTTGTACAGTAGTCattaaagggaaatgaaaaatgcGTCTCCTTTTAGCTTTTCTAACCTATTCATCATACTGTACGAGTTGACATCATCGGGCCGGGTCGAGAAGGGACCAAGCCACAAGAGGTCTTAGAGTCCACACTCAGGCGTGAAGAGATCTTACGAAAGCCCTTAATGACTACCATCATTCCACCGCAACCTATCTCGGGAATGTCGAGGCAAAAACTCCTCGGACTGTTCCACAAGAGCCACATGCTCTCCCTAAGCCTCTGTCGCCTTTTAAtatattctttgttttgcttctgGGTCCTCCCGGCTGGCCAATGGCAGATCAAAGCTCTGTAATAGTGTAGGATGGTTTCAGATTTCCTCATACCGTAGTGTCGCGTTCGAAACTATGATGGAAAAATTCGAAGGACGTTCTTCGTCTGAGTAAAATGCGGAAAATGAAACAAACACTCGTCTATGCCAACCATACTGAAGCCCTGAGGAACCATCCGACTCCTTAACATTTGCACGGATACACGTGAAAGAGCTGCAATCTCAGAGGTGCCCCTTAAAGCAGCTCTAGACGCCCTTGCCACCTCGTCTCGTCCGaattctcgcctcctcctccgggcAAAAGGCAGGCCCTTCACTATTAATGGGAGTCGTTCGGGGTTTTTGAAACGCGATGTCCTTTGAGCGCTCACGTAAGCGTCTGTGCATCTGGGTCTGTCCGCCCTTCAGCATCTGACTGAACACCCATGAGCGTCAATGGTCTCTTCCGTCTTCGAGAATACATCAGCGCTCCACAACGTCTTCGGAGACTGCAACGTCACTTCATGTCAAAGTCTGCGTTACCTTCTTGTCGTTATGTTTTACCGACATTTACTGTCGTGCATCTCCTGCGTTATCGGCTCTTCGTTCATTCATCCTGTTCGTTTTATCTGGTCTCGTTATCAACCTGTCCCCCTCGTCTTCTTCTATCAACACAAAACCcatttctctcccatcctttcacACTTCCGGTTGATCTCCCCCtcgcagtgcccccccccccccacttatttcctctcccttccctcactcacacccttcatccccttcttcattTTGTCCTTTACGTCACTTCTCTTCCGGTGCCCGCCCTCGCAGCCCCGGCTCTCGCTCGCGCCGCTCCCGAGGGGCATTTCCTTCATTCTTTGGcctcccttccttctgcctctgGCCGTAGTCGCTTGAGTCTTCAGCCGCCTTGTTGCCTGTCGGTTCAGTAGGCTTTCATGCGTTATCCTCTTTTCGTTCtacaaccccccaccccgcgtgtgtgtgtgtgtgtgtgtgtgtgtgtgtgtgtgtgtgtgtgtgtgtgtgtgtgtgtgtgtgtgtgtgtgtgtgtgtgtgtgtgtgtgtgtgtgtgcgtgtgtgtgcgggggtgtgtgtgtgtgtgtgtatgtgtgtgtgtgtgtgtgtgtgtgtgtgtgtgtgtgtgtgtgtgtgtgtgtgtgtgtgtgtgtatgtgtgtgtgtgtgtgtgtgtgtgtgtgtgtgtgtgtgtgcgtcttctcTGCCGTTCCCTTcgccatcattagtatcattagaaTGTCGGGTCTTTAGTTCTTCCGCTTCCCTCTCCTACACCCAAGTCTAGAGGCCCGTTTGTCTCCCAGAGAGAGATTAGCCGAATCTTTGTTAAAGCGACGCGTTTTTGTTCCGCTCCCTTACACTCATAAGCCAGATGAGAGAGAGCTGTTCTCTCCTTCGATAATTTGGACTTTAAGTAGAGTTTAGGGAGACATGCCTAGTTATTGACAAGCCATATCCAAGAAAATCAGTTAgattgaacagagagagagagagagagagagagagagagagagagagagagagagagagagagagagagagagagagagagagagagagagagagagacagacagagacagaggcagacagagagagacagaggtaatcagagagagagagaggcagacagagagagagagaggcagacagagagagaaacagagagagagagaggcagacagagagagagagagagacagtgacagagacagagagaccaagagagagacagagagagcgcgagagcgagagagagagaggagagagagagagagagagagagacagagagagagagagagagagagagagagagagagagagagagagagagagagagagagagagagagagagagagagagagagagagagagaggggagggagagggagagagagacagacagagagagaaagaaacaaagaaagaggggatagagagaaagtacGAATAATTAGGTAATAGGATCTtctaacgaaaataaagaaagtcCGCAAGTTGATCACAACTTCCCTACGGACAGGCCACCGCAGGACGAGTCGGGCAGGCTGCGGCAGGCGAGGCGGGCAGACCTTGGGTGGAGGCTCGGGTAACGGGGGTGGGGGcatggaggggggaggcggggcatAACCGTCTTGCCACCAGAGCTTGTCATAcccacagggggaggaggggaaggcacaTTTCATTCATTCTTAACGAGATGATCCTGTAAGTCtctggtgcatgtgtgtgtgcgtgtgtacatgcgtggTGTGTATATGGAGAAGATATATCTGTAATTTCGAACAGATGTTAAAATCTAATTAAAATTCACTCCAATGAGGCATGTACGATTTTTTTTGTATCTAAAGGCCCTGTTAAGAAGCCATACATCTACcccgaaggaggagagaagtccAGAGTTTCAGCTCCTGATTTTTGGCCCAAATGATCTCTCTGGCGCCCCATCTTATGTATCATCTGCAGATGGAAGATGTTATACAAGATCAAAATCTTAATTGCCGACTTTGTTAACAGCATTCAGAACCTGCTGTTGTCTTCGGTCTAGTGCTCTGAATGTTGTCTGGACATGATGCCGGTGGAACCACAATAATCGTGAACCNNNNNNNNNNNNNNNNNNNNNNNNNNNNNNNNNNNNNNNNNNNNNNNNNNNNNNNNNNNNNNNNNNNNNNNNNNNNNNNNNNNNNNNNNNNNNNNNNNNNNNNNNNNNNNNNNNNNNNNNNNNNNNNNNNNNNNNNNNNNNNNNNNNNNNNNNNNNNNNNNNNNNNNNNNNNNNNNNNNNNNNNNNNNNNNNNNNNNNNNNNNNNNNNNNNNNNNNNNNNNNNNNNNNNNNNNNNNNNNNNNNNNNNNNNNNNNNNNNNNNNNNNNNNNNNNNNNNNNNNNNNNNNNNNNNNNNNNNNNNNNNNNNNNNNNNNNNNNNNNNNNNNNNNNNNNNNNNNNNNNNNNNNNNNNNNNNNNNNNNNNNNNNNNNNNNNNNNNNNNNNNNNNNNNNNNNNNNNNNNNNNNNNNNNNNNNNNNNNNNNNNNNNNNNNNNNNNNNNNNNNNNNNNNNNNNNNNNNNNNNNNNNNNNNNNNNNNNNNNNNNNNNNNNNNNNNNNNNNNNGAAGTCTGCGGCACTTCCACTCCGGAGTTGGGGCGCGTGACACCTGTTCGTCGCGCAGGGCGGCTCTCGCGGCTGGCGTCAGAGCCGGAACCATGCAGGAATCTGCCTCTCGCTCCTCAGACTGCACTCCTTCGTTCCCCTCTTCCACAGGGAGAGAAATCGGGAACAGGATAGAAACGAACCAATCTTAGCGTCAGTTCTGGGCCATTATTCAGGCACACATGAGGAAATGATACGACAAAGCTCCTCCCATCTCACAAGACAACGTGTGAAAAGCAGAGAAGatgctccctcctcttcccatctcctcctaccctcttgccttctcctgccccatcccttcccctcactccccacccctacccccgacTCCTTGAGCCAAGGGTGAGTAATGACTgttaagatagagagataaaggaagctCTCAAGCGGTTCGGTTCCAGGTTGAGATTAATGACTGTTTTCTTGCTGACCGAAGAACCAAAAATAGTGAGGCTGAGGATATCGGTCGACGAGCGTACGTGGGGCGAGGGGCGGAGAGGAGACGGAACGACGATTCGTTaagtgcagggagggaggaaagaaagaaaggcaataaAAGGGAGGCGGCGAGATGAGCTTGGAGACCAAGGAGGGAACGAGATTTGAAGTGTTCATTGCAGCATATACACGGCGGGCAAGAAAAGGCAGAGGCGTTTGCTCGAGTAAGCAGCATACAGTCAGTCTATAGCCTGACTGTTTCCATTGGCGTTTGTAATCTGTTGCTGGCAAAAGCCATCCATTTTCTAGATAGATGATTTATTCAGTAGCACTTGATGGATATATTATATGATTTTCCAAGGTGTATATGCATCAGGCTGTTTGTAATCTTGATATTGTGTTTATAGATTATCCGGTCATGTTTTCCTAATTATATTTATGTCCTGATCTTCATTACAACTTCCTATTAGAAGTGTCGTAACGTGTTTCTatggagagtaagaggaggaggaagagagagagcgagagcgagcgagggtaTGAATgatggagacagacacagacacagatgaaCAGGCATAGAGACAGCGAGtaagcgagaggaagggaaaaggagaaacaaaatgaGCGTGTGCCTAAAAGgcagagcgaggggggggggggggggaggcagacaaacaggcgGAGACTAAAAGGCGTTGAATCCGAGCAAAGGCCGAAGACCCTGGAGGGTTAAGGACAGAGATAAGACTGAAGGAGCCGCTTTCAGAGTCAGCACGAGGGAAGGCTTCCTGCAGGAGGGTGTTGGGTCTTCCTCGTGTTGCTGTGATAAGAGCTGATTGAAGATTCCACTTACGgcgccctccccacctctctagctatgtatctatctgtcgattctctttatctctctttttctttcaagttctctttttttccttttctttcacccctgccttctccgtccctctccccctccctccttccccgccccctcccgtccTCTTAACGAGCGCCTCCGCCCAAGAGTCCAAGAATGAAAGTTTGGTTTGAGAATGGATCATGACGTTGCAGAAGTTGCATGACTCACTGTGAGTCACAGACTGACTCCCCTCTGGGACCTGATTCACTGAGGGAGGAGTGCTGGCGTTTCTGCACTCAGCCTTGGTgcattcccttcctccatctctcttcctgctccccttctatctcgttttcctctccctctctctctctccctcgttttcttctcccttcccctctttctcgttctcttctccctctttttcttcctctcttctccctttctctttctctcttctccctttctctttctctcttctccctttctctttctctttctctcttctccctttctctttctctttctctcttctccctttctctttctctttctctcttctccctttctctttctctttctctcttctccctctctctctccccctcttcctcttcctcggtcTCTTCGCACCTTTCCTCGAGGCAGCGGTTCGGCGGCCACAAGAGGCTGTAATTAACAAGTGAGGCTCTTGTGAGGCACTTGTCATGAGAGGGCCTCTTGctctccgctctccccttctccttccgtaTTGCTTATCGCATTATCTCCTTCCGCTTATTTTCTGGCCCCTTCTCCTGGTTTTCCTTCTTCGTGCCTTTggttctctttattccctttccgcGCAGGTCGCTCTTTCTCTGACCTCTTTCGTCTCGACGTCCAATGTTATTCTTGCATTTCATATCGATCGTGTGAAAAACAAACATTCAAGAACATCTTCGGACAGGCAGCATTTCACTGCCTTTCtagtctcttccctctctcgttttcattATTCTGTGTCTTCC
This genomic interval carries:
- the LOC138866401 gene encoding uncharacterized protein encodes the protein MRLIFLDEWKEEIKWARIAHPPTSIPVPLSPPTSIPVPLSPLTSIPVPLSPPTSIPVPLSPPTSIPVPFSPPTTIPVPLSPPTSIPVPLSPPTSIPVPLSPPTSISVPLSPPTSISVPVSAPTSIPVPLSRPTSIPVPLSPPTSIPVPLSPHTSIPVPPTSIPVPLSPPTSIPVPLRRPASIRVPLSPPTSIAVPLSPPTSIPVPFSPPTTIPVPLSPPTSIPVPLSPPTSIPVPLMKLIRQNLKPKELEIEPRTYDKTGVRGKQEENCIFALTGDRQLCARGSSPSPISITNVFVLFPN